One genomic region from Reichenbachiella ulvae encodes:
- a CDS encoding pyridoxal phosphate-dependent aminotransferase yields the protein MKANRRDWLKTSLMTIGGMAIAPHLSYSETPRVSISPDANGDFQYSPFFKEFVPQIKIDRNLALARLMANENPYGPSPMGLEAFTKAAASGNRYAWSELFALIDKIAAKEGVTAENILMGPGSSDILEKVGMVFFLEGGNIVSADPSYMSMMKVAEAIGATWKGVPLKKDWSHDLKAMEKAIDADTKLVYICNPNNPTGSLTDFDELRDFCSRVSDRVPVFVDEAYLDFLDEPEKKSMVDLVARGKNVIVARTFSKIYGMAGLRVGYGVGLTETMARLSKITRGGMGISYPSVYAATAALDDSAFIKKSKDLNTETREYVCGELKKMGIKYVPSYTSFVIFPIEMDGQEYLSAMQAEGVLVRAFEFMGQKWCRVSMGTMDEMKQFVGAFKKVTA from the coding sequence ATGAAAGCGAATAGAAGAGATTGGCTAAAGACTAGTTTGATGACAATAGGAGGAATGGCTATAGCTCCTCATTTGTCCTACAGTGAAACCCCGCGTGTTTCGATATCACCTGATGCCAATGGTGATTTTCAATATAGCCCATTTTTCAAGGAATTTGTTCCACAAATAAAGATAGATCGTAATCTGGCATTGGCCAGGTTGATGGCCAATGAAAACCCATATGGCCCCTCACCGATGGGACTGGAAGCCTTTACCAAAGCGGCTGCTTCTGGTAATCGATATGCCTGGTCAGAATTGTTTGCTTTGATCGATAAGATAGCTGCAAAGGAGGGAGTGACAGCCGAAAATATCTTAATGGGCCCCGGCTCTTCTGATATTTTGGAGAAGGTGGGCATGGTATTCTTTCTGGAAGGGGGCAACATCGTATCGGCGGATCCCTCTTATATGTCGATGATGAAGGTGGCAGAAGCCATCGGAGCGACATGGAAAGGTGTCCCGCTGAAAAAAGACTGGTCGCATGATCTGAAGGCCATGGAAAAGGCCATCGATGCGGATACTAAGCTGGTTTATATCTGCAACCCAAACAACCCTACTGGTAGCTTAACCGATTTTGATGAGTTGAGAGATTTTTGTTCACGAGTTTCTGATAGAGTGCCGGTATTTGTGGATGAAGCTTACCTGGATTTTCTGGACGAACCCGAGAAGAAAAGCATGGTTGATCTGGTTGCAAGAGGTAAAAATGTAATAGTCGCAAGGACCTTTTCTAAAATCTATGGAATGGCTGGGCTACGTGTAGGATATGGCGTAGGACTGACTGAGACCATGGCCAGATTGTCTAAAATTACACGAGGAGGAATGGGCATCTCTTACCCATCCGTATATGCTGCTACCGCAGCACTTGACGATTCAGCCTTTATCAAAAAATCCAAAGATTTAAATACTGAAACCCGGGAATATGTCTGTGGTGAATTGAAGAAGATGGGGATCAAATATGTGCCATCCTATACCAGCTTCGTGATTTTTCCTATCGAAATGGATGGACAAGAGTATCTCAGTGCCATGCAGGCCGAGGGAGTTCTGGTGCGAGCTTTCGAATTCATGGGTCAAAAATGGTGCAGAGTCAGTATGGGTACCATGGACGAAATGAAGCAATTCGTAGGTGCATTCAAAAAGGTTACAGCCTAA
- a CDS encoding membrane or secreted protein, whose amino-acid sequence MSRLLLVLTFLLSSFSLWAQTGDVYVDEKGIMRWPNGEELHGFGVNYTVPFAHAYRSAQKLGIDPKEAIDQDVYHFARLGLDAYRVHVWDTEISDTLGNLLVNEHLELFDYLVMKLEERDMKLLITPIAFWGNGWPERDEETPGFSHKYGKAGCLTDPDAIKAQANYLFQFLNHVNAYTGLAYKDDPSVVAFEVSNEPKHLGSSEEVQAYVSKMVQSMMRTGCKKPILYNVSHHINHAEDYYASGIDGGTFQWYPTNLGSREELGGNMLPNVDRYEIPFKDLEGFKQGAKVVYEFDAADVGRSYIYPAMARSFRTAGIQWATHFSYDPTYLAYANTEYDTHYMNLAYAPQKALSLRICSEVFHRIPLYSDFGTFPDNMTFDGFRISYEEDLAELITDEKFIYTNNTKSQVPNPKKLKEIAGFGNSAVVRYEGGGAYFLDQIEKGVWRLEVMPDAVWTKNIFGKNSLDKKVADIVWNSWKMSVQLPDLGNDFSIKGVNKGNSIATKSNAASFEISPGTYLLTKKGKKHEWSSEDVFKNIKIGEFEAPVTTVKGVELVHTLTSELDKGKPLTVKATVISDSPIEKVEMLAYTGYRPVTYQLKPGSQNQFELVIPAEKLPIGALRYFLLVKTKTANFTYPAGIESKPSDWDFHDFDMYETKVFPTGTPFYLFDAARDFDLINMTWNPGVTLRPLPAPNQSALDVLMKDIPVDEANDRPHYAWRKYFGSNATGRSLSNYEKLVVLGKALNEKPQVIELSLIAKDGSIFGALLELGQQRGEYSILLKDLKPTKMVTLPRPYPGFLPYYFTPGEDVANQLDMSQIEAIQVAVSGQDGCHYSIESIRLE is encoded by the coding sequence ATGAGTAGACTACTATTAGTACTGACCTTTCTCCTGTCTTCTTTTTCCTTATGGGCTCAGACTGGGGATGTGTATGTAGATGAAAAAGGGATCATGCGCTGGCCCAATGGTGAAGAGCTGCATGGTTTTGGAGTCAATTATACAGTTCCTTTTGCCCATGCCTATCGCTCTGCCCAGAAGTTGGGGATAGATCCTAAAGAGGCGATTGATCAGGATGTGTATCATTTTGCTCGTCTGGGCCTAGATGCCTATAGAGTACATGTCTGGGATACCGAAATCAGCGACACGTTGGGCAACCTGCTTGTCAATGAACATTTGGAACTCTTCGATTATCTGGTGATGAAACTGGAGGAAAGAGATATGAAACTTTTGATCACTCCTATCGCCTTTTGGGGCAATGGCTGGCCTGAAAGGGACGAGGAGACGCCCGGTTTTTCTCATAAATATGGAAAGGCCGGTTGTCTAACTGATCCAGATGCCATCAAGGCGCAGGCCAATTATCTGTTTCAGTTTTTGAATCATGTCAATGCCTATACAGGGCTGGCCTACAAGGACGATCCGTCTGTGGTAGCCTTTGAGGTTAGCAACGAGCCTAAGCATCTGGGATCCTCCGAAGAGGTACAAGCCTATGTGTCAAAGATGGTACAGTCGATGATGCGTACAGGGTGCAAAAAGCCGATACTATATAATGTCAGCCACCATATCAATCATGCCGAGGATTATTATGCCTCGGGTATCGATGGGGGGACTTTTCAGTGGTATCCGACCAATTTAGGTTCTCGAGAGGAACTGGGTGGCAACATGTTGCCTAATGTGGACCGGTATGAAATTCCTTTCAAGGATCTGGAAGGATTCAAGCAAGGAGCCAAAGTGGTATATGAGTTTGATGCTGCGGATGTAGGGCGATCTTATATTTATCCTGCCATGGCGCGAAGTTTCAGAACTGCCGGGATTCAATGGGCTACTCACTTTTCCTATGACCCGACCTATCTGGCCTATGCCAATACAGAGTACGATACGCATTATATGAATCTGGCCTATGCTCCACAAAAGGCTCTGAGTTTACGGATTTGTTCGGAGGTTTTTCATCGTATCCCGTTGTATTCTGACTTTGGTACCTTTCCGGATAACATGACTTTCGATGGTTTTAGAATCAGTTATGAAGAGGATCTGGCAGAGCTGATCACGGATGAGAAATTCATCTATACCAACAATACCAAAAGCCAGGTGCCAAACCCCAAGAAACTGAAAGAGATAGCAGGATTTGGTAATTCTGCTGTTGTGCGATACGAAGGTGGAGGTGCTTATTTTCTGGATCAGATAGAAAAGGGAGTTTGGAGGCTGGAAGTGATGCCCGATGCGGTTTGGACTAAAAACATCTTTGGCAAAAACAGTTTGGACAAGAAGGTGGCCGATATCGTATGGAATAGCTGGAAAATGTCAGTTCAATTGCCTGATTTAGGAAATGACTTTTCCATCAAGGGAGTAAACAAAGGGAATTCAATTGCTACTAAATCCAATGCAGCATCTTTCGAAATAAGTCCGGGCACTTATCTGCTCACCAAAAAAGGGAAGAAGCACGAATGGTCGTCAGAGGATGTATTTAAGAATATCAAGATTGGAGAGTTTGAAGCGCCTGTTACTACTGTCAAAGGAGTAGAACTCGTGCACACACTTACTTCTGAGTTGGATAAAGGTAAGCCACTAACAGTAAAAGCCACCGTCATCAGTGACAGCCCAATTGAGAAAGTGGAGATGTTAGCATACACAGGTTATCGGCCAGTGACCTACCAGTTAAAACCTGGTTCACAAAATCAATTTGAATTAGTGATACCTGCCGAAAAATTGCCGATCGGGGCTTTAAGATATTTCTTACTTGTAAAAACTAAGACTGCGAACTTTACTTATCCTGCCGGCATTGAGTCGAAACCTTCAGATTGGGACTTCCATGATTTCGATATGTACGAGACGAAAGTATTTCCAACTGGTACGCCTTTTTATCTTTTTGATGCGGCGCGAGATTTCGATCTGATCAATATGACATGGAATCCAGGAGTGACGTTGCGACCCCTTCCTGCTCCCAATCAGAGTGCCTTGGATGTACTAATGAAAGATATACCGGTAGATGAGGCTAATGATAGGCCTCACTATGCATGGAGAAAATATTTTGGGTCGAATGCAACAGGACGTTCGCTCTCTAATTACGAAAAATTAGTCGTATTAGGTAAAGCGCTCAATGAAAAGCCTCAGGTTATAGAACTGTCACTGATTGCGAAGGACGGAAGTATCTTCGGTGCTTTACTGGAACTGGGGCAACAAAGGGGAGAGTACAGCATCCTACTTAAGGATTTGAAGCCTACGAAAATGGTCACTTTACCAAGACCATATCCTGGATTCTTGCCATACTATTTCACCCCGGGAGAAGATGTGGCAAATCAATTGGACATGAGTCAGATAGAGGCGATTCAGGTGGCTGTTTCTGGTCAAGATGGCTGTCACTATAGTATTGAAAGTATACGCTTAGAATGA
- a CDS encoding glycoside hydrolase family 53 protein produces the protein MKNYFNVFFLLAMMSFQASCSEDEGTQPKEEEKVEEPTLLDKFYFGADLSYVNQILDQGGTFQVEGVTQDPYQIFADKGTNLVRLRLWHNPVWTKEIYGEEATATYNDVADVERAIAAAKAQGMEVLLDFHYSDDWADPAKQFIPAAWQEITEIAVLGDSVYNYTYKVLNQLNEKGLMPEFVQLGNETNCGMMYSEAPEAFPDCNVCNGDWSNMRTVLNRGISAVNDVEANSEVDTKVILHVADPKNIDWWFSNVGISGYDIIGFSYYPLWHTTISMEQLEATVRGFKEDFGKEVMILETAYPWTTDGNDNYNNLFGGNDPIAGYPYTPDGQLALLKAMTQSVINGGGMGIIYWEPAWISSDMKDQWGTGSSWENNAFFDFDGNANQAFEYMSVEYQGLE, from the coding sequence ATGAAAAATTACTTTAATGTTTTCTTCTTGCTGGCTATGATGTCCTTTCAAGCCAGCTGTTCAGAGGACGAAGGAACTCAGCCTAAAGAGGAGGAGAAGGTTGAAGAACCAACCTTACTTGATAAGTTTTATTTCGGGGCGGATCTTTCTTATGTCAATCAGATTCTAGATCAGGGGGGCACTTTTCAGGTAGAAGGGGTGACTCAGGATCCCTACCAGATTTTTGCAGATAAGGGAACCAATCTGGTGAGGCTTAGGCTTTGGCACAATCCAGTCTGGACAAAAGAAATATATGGAGAAGAGGCGACAGCCACTTACAACGATGTGGCTGACGTGGAACGTGCGATCGCTGCGGCCAAAGCTCAGGGTATGGAGGTGCTTTTAGATTTTCATTACTCTGACGACTGGGCTGATCCTGCCAAGCAATTCATACCTGCAGCCTGGCAAGAGATCACAGAGATCGCTGTACTGGGAGATTCTGTTTACAACTATACATACAAGGTGCTCAATCAACTCAATGAGAAGGGTTTGATGCCGGAGTTTGTACAATTGGGTAATGAAACCAACTGCGGCATGATGTATTCTGAGGCACCTGAGGCGTTTCCTGATTGTAATGTTTGCAATGGTGACTGGTCCAATATGAGGACGGTACTGAATAGAGGGATATCAGCAGTCAACGATGTGGAAGCCAATTCGGAGGTGGATACAAAGGTGATATTACATGTGGCAGATCCTAAGAATATAGACTGGTGGTTTAGTAATGTGGGTATTTCAGGTTATGATATTATTGGCTTTTCCTACTACCCGCTTTGGCATACTACTATCTCTATGGAGCAGTTGGAAGCGACCGTTAGAGGCTTCAAAGAAGATTTCGGTAAGGAGGTCATGATTCTGGAGACGGCTTACCCATGGACGACAGACGGCAATGACAATTACAACAATCTTTTTGGAGGTAATGATCCGATAGCGGGCTACCCATACACGCCAGATGGACAGTTGGCTTTGTTGAAAGCGATGACCCAAAGTGTAATTAATGGAGGAGGAATGGGGATAATCTATTGGGAACCTGCCTGGATATCTTCGGACATGAAGGATCAATGGGGTACGGGTTCCTCATGGGAAAACAATGCCTTCTTTGATTTTGATGGAAATGCTAATCAGGCATTTGAGTATATGAGCGTCGAGTATCAGGGTTTAGAATGA
- a CDS encoding RagB/SusD family nutrient uptake outer membrane protein: protein MKKITLMGGFLMVLLSVFSCKEGLESEIFGELNPTSFPSTESEYELYTMEVYVPFSSKWPYNDGGTKYHFFALEEGHVQLYDFPTDIMTVFTAWGGGWENPSRGNFEPYIGAPRNRSHFEKVRFVSRTTSIIGELEEAPDDVFTNSALQQQLLGEAHMARGWTMFRMLQMFGPVPVILDPELIGDPEAEADVTRPSRANYVAAIEADLQFAIDNLPEAPEQYGRFNRGLALTIMMRLHMHEKNFTDAEAVGREIQGMGYALVNDYESLFREATDINSETIWAVTTDPASQGRGGNGNFNAYSYYCRPGNFPGKGGWSDVFSAPWDFYDSFDPADARRTLLVDSYVDGGGTTHDRTTGLRGAIFNKYAPEGDGGFQAADIVIARYADVLLLLAEAINENNGGPTQEAVDLLNDVRDRAGVSLYALADFASQDAFNDAILQERAWELYFEGLRLPDLIRHGKWPSAVGTVAGKQPGPSVWPIPQYAVEDGVEQNAEYAN from the coding sequence ATGAAAAAGATAACATTAATGGGAGGATTCTTGATGGTATTACTTTCAGTATTTAGCTGTAAGGAAGGTCTTGAATCTGAGATATTTGGGGAATTGAACCCCACATCTTTTCCATCAACAGAAAGCGAATATGAACTATATACCATGGAGGTATATGTGCCTTTTTCTTCGAAATGGCCATATAATGATGGTGGGACAAAATACCATTTCTTTGCTTTGGAAGAAGGGCACGTTCAGCTCTATGATTTTCCTACCGATATTATGACAGTATTTACCGCCTGGGGCGGTGGTTGGGAAAACCCAAGCCGTGGCAATTTTGAGCCATATATTGGTGCACCTAGAAACCGTTCTCACTTTGAGAAAGTAAGGTTTGTGTCCAGAACGACCTCTATCATCGGAGAGTTGGAAGAGGCACCAGATGATGTGTTTACCAATTCCGCACTACAGCAACAGTTGCTAGGCGAGGCACATATGGCCAGAGGATGGACGATGTTTCGTATGTTGCAAATGTTTGGTCCTGTGCCTGTTATTTTGGATCCTGAGCTAATAGGGGATCCTGAAGCGGAGGCAGATGTGACTCGTCCAAGTAGAGCTAATTATGTAGCTGCTATCGAAGCTGATTTACAATTTGCGATAGATAACTTGCCAGAAGCACCCGAGCAGTATGGAAGGTTCAATCGAGGTTTGGCGCTTACCATCATGATGCGACTTCATATGCATGAGAAAAACTTTACCGATGCAGAAGCAGTAGGTAGAGAGATCCAGGGGATGGGCTATGCCTTGGTTAATGACTATGAGAGCCTTTTCAGAGAAGCAACTGATATAAACTCGGAAACCATATGGGCTGTGACCACCGATCCTGCATCTCAAGGAAGAGGGGGTAACGGTAACTTCAATGCCTACTCTTACTACTGTCGACCAGGTAACTTCCCTGGAAAAGGTGGTTGGTCGGATGTATTCTCGGCTCCATGGGATTTTTATGATTCATTTGATCCAGCTGATGCGCGAAGAACACTATTGGTTGATAGCTATGTAGATGGAGGAGGAACAACCCACGACAGAACTACAGGCCTAAGAGGAGCCATCTTCAATAAGTATGCGCCAGAAGGTGATGGAGGTTTTCAGGCTGCTGATATAGTGATCGCACGCTATGCAGATGTCCTATTGCTATTGGCAGAAGCGATCAACGAAAACAACGGTGGTCCTACACAAGAGGCAGTTGACCTGCTCAATGACGTGCGTGATAGAGCAGGAGTGTCTTTGTATGCTTTGGCTGATTTTGCATCACAGGATGCTTTCAATGACGCTATCCTACAGGAGCGTGCATGGGAGCTTTACTTCGAAGGATTGAGACTACCAGACTTGATCAGACATGGCAAGTGGCCATCAGCTGTGGGAACAGTTGCTGGGAAACAACCAGGTCCATCTGTTTGGCCAATCCCGCAGTATGCCGTAGAAGATGGCGTAGAGCAAAACGCTGAGTATGCGAACTAA
- a CDS encoding SusC/RagA family TonB-linked outer membrane protein, translating to MKKKYLLLIFGLLSAASLLAQQRVTGKVTSSGDGDSLPGVSILQKGTSSGTVSDVDGNYSIEVPEGATLIYNFVGFKPQEVAVNGRSTIDVQLELDVTELDEVVVMGYGTTTKKDLTTSIAKVDPGQVSKAANANINDLLVGRAAGLKVTQQSAQPGGNIDLTIRGRVENPLIVVDGVQVPYSGLEPGVNFSEIDNVNRGGLAGLNPSDIESIEILKDGAASMYGIGAAGGVILITTKKGKTGERMTVNYSGNHSVQKNYDYIEPLGPREYMEHYNRYTQDLYLADPDNDMQPFGPNAPSNVPTPFTEADISAAEAAGATDWLGYMLRDGSIDNHNVSISGGTEKATYYFSGNYFRQVGTVQNSEMEKFNGRADLSFQLADWLKLSTNFIANRNNFVNTIAGWQTGGAGANGFTALQSALSYPTYLPVRDPNTGEYTQFQLRGNPLSLLDIDDETKYNSLYANFALDFTIIPEKLTAKVLYGNNFESSFRDFFIPSTTNWFDANQARASLASSTRQQQTLEAYATYTDDFADFLNVNIVGGVGQYMYDSFGYGLQATDMLDAINTTRVQAGQGTPLVNSSKNSNLKRSLFVRGTFSLWDRYILSGSYRYDGFNQFFPDNKFNAFPSASLAWKISNESFMQGLSFLDLLKVRGSVGTLGNANFNAYGAYAPDGDHVSFNGGSSNYVPYLLTRLDNPNLNWQKTVNKTVGLDFGLFDRVSGSLDLYQENVTRMLVEVNTPALSFLSTQFVNGREQLRKGIEFNIDADIVKNRDFNWNASANLSHFTHTWEKRHEEDDLFPWQGEKDPVNVIYAFETDGILQLGETAPAWQPANATTAGSPIFVDQNGDGTLDSADVKKYNILPKLSFGFGSNFRYKNFDLSLFFYGQVGANRTNFSLGWSDPRNMLNSESAGTSDMDLIWSSENPDGTLPGITYNESALGAIGNVSGVGTDVRISQANFLRARNITLGYTFTAPAVTRVVRDLRVYVDFQNPFVITKFKGVDPEVQQGNVKGAPAPYPMIRTYSIGVNANF from the coding sequence ATGAAAAAGAAGTATTTACTATTGATTTTCGGGCTTTTGAGTGCTGCTAGTTTGTTGGCACAACAGAGAGTAACTGGAAAGGTGACTTCATCGGGTGATGGAGATAGTTTGCCTGGAGTGAGCATATTGCAGAAGGGAACGTCGAGTGGTACTGTGTCAGATGTTGATGGCAACTACAGTATCGAGGTGCCTGAAGGGGCTACTTTGATTTATAATTTTGTGGGATTCAAACCACAGGAAGTAGCAGTGAATGGCCGCTCTACTATTGATGTCCAACTGGAATTAGATGTAACTGAGCTGGACGAGGTAGTGGTGATGGGTTATGGAACTACGACCAAGAAGGATTTGACTACTTCAATTGCAAAAGTGGATCCAGGACAAGTGTCAAAAGCCGCGAATGCAAATATCAACGATCTGTTGGTTGGGCGAGCAGCGGGACTTAAAGTGACACAGCAAAGTGCACAACCGGGAGGTAATATTGACCTTACTATTAGAGGGCGTGTAGAAAACCCACTGATTGTAGTGGATGGTGTTCAGGTTCCCTACAGTGGATTGGAGCCAGGGGTTAACTTTTCTGAAATTGACAATGTGAACCGTGGTGGATTGGCAGGTTTGAATCCTAGCGATATCGAGTCTATCGAGATATTGAAGGATGGAGCCGCATCTATGTATGGTATCGGAGCAGCTGGTGGTGTGATATTGATCACTACTAAGAAAGGAAAGACTGGAGAGCGTATGACTGTGAACTACAGCGGTAACCATTCGGTCCAAAAGAACTACGATTACATAGAGCCATTAGGGCCAAGAGAGTACATGGAGCACTACAACCGTTATACTCAGGACTTGTATCTAGCAGATCCTGATAACGACATGCAGCCCTTCGGTCCAAATGCGCCTAGCAATGTGCCTACGCCATTTACCGAAGCTGATATAAGTGCAGCAGAAGCAGCAGGAGCTACCGATTGGTTAGGCTATATGCTTAGAGATGGAAGTATCGACAACCATAACGTGAGCATCAGCGGTGGAACTGAAAAAGCAACTTATTACTTTTCAGGAAACTATTTTCGTCAGGTAGGTACAGTACAGAACTCTGAGATGGAGAAGTTCAATGGACGTGCAGATCTGTCGTTTCAATTGGCTGATTGGCTCAAGTTGAGCACCAATTTTATTGCCAACAGAAACAATTTTGTGAATACAATTGCGGGCTGGCAAACAGGAGGAGCAGGAGCGAATGGGTTTACAGCCTTACAATCGGCACTGTCTTATCCTACCTATTTACCAGTTAGAGATCCAAACACAGGTGAGTACACTCAGTTTCAGTTGAGAGGTAATCCGCTTAGTTTGCTAGATATTGACGATGAGACCAAGTACAATTCATTGTATGCCAACTTTGCTTTGGACTTTACCATTATCCCAGAAAAGTTAACTGCCAAAGTGCTTTATGGAAATAATTTTGAGAGTTCATTCCGTGATTTCTTCATTCCATCTACAACCAACTGGTTTGATGCCAATCAGGCAAGAGCTTCTCTGGCTTCTAGTACAAGACAACAGCAGACTTTAGAAGCCTATGCTACCTATACAGATGATTTTGCTGATTTTCTTAACGTCAATATAGTAGGTGGAGTAGGCCAGTACATGTATGATAGTTTCGGGTACGGTCTTCAGGCTACTGACATGTTGGATGCGATCAATACGACCAGAGTACAGGCAGGTCAGGGGACACCCCTTGTGAATTCTAGTAAGAATAGTAACCTGAAGCGATCACTGTTTGTTAGAGGTACCTTCTCTTTATGGGATCGTTACATACTGTCAGGTTCTTACCGATACGATGGGTTTAATCAGTTCTTCCCTGATAATAAGTTCAATGCATTTCCTAGTGCTTCTTTGGCATGGAAAATCTCTAATGAGTCCTTTATGCAAGGCCTATCTTTCCTTGACCTGTTGAAAGTAAGAGGTAGTGTAGGAACCTTGGGTAACGCTAACTTCAATGCCTATGGAGCTTATGCACCAGATGGTGACCATGTGAGTTTTAATGGAGGTTCATCTAATTATGTTCCTTACCTACTTACACGATTGGATAATCCCAATTTGAACTGGCAGAAGACAGTGAATAAAACGGTAGGTTTGGATTTCGGACTTTTCGACAGGGTTTCTGGTTCTTTGGATTTATACCAGGAGAACGTTACCAGGATGCTCGTGGAAGTAAATACTCCTGCATTGTCATTTTTGAGTACTCAGTTTGTTAATGGACGTGAGCAGTTACGTAAAGGGATAGAGTTTAATATTGACGCAGACATCGTTAAGAACAGAGATTTCAACTGGAATGCTTCAGCTAACTTGTCTCACTTTACCCATACCTGGGAGAAGAGACATGAGGAAGACGATTTGTTTCCATGGCAAGGCGAAAAAGATCCAGTTAATGTGATTTATGCATTCGAAACTGATGGGATTTTGCAACTAGGGGAGACGGCTCCAGCATGGCAGCCAGCCAATGCAACAACAGCAGGTTCTCCGATATTTGTGGATCAAAACGGTGATGGTACTTTGGATTCAGCAGATGTGAAGAAGTACAATATATTGCCTAAGCTATCTTTCGGTTTTGGTAGTAATTTCCGATACAAGAATTTCGATCTTTCTTTATTCTTTTACGGACAGGTTGGAGCGAACAGAACCAATTTCAGCTTAGGTTGGTCTGATCCAAGAAACATGCTCAACTCAGAATCAGCGGGTACCTCGGATATGGACCTGATCTGGAGTTCAGAGAATCCTGATGGTACACTGCCAGGCATTACTTACAACGAATCTGCTTTAGGAGCGATTGGAAATGTAAGTGGCGTTGGTACAGATGTTCGCATCTCTCAAGCTAATTTCTTAAGAGCCAGAAATATTACGCTGGGTTACACATTTACTGCTCCAGCAGTAACAAGAGTCGTACGAGACCTCAGAGTTTATGTCGACTTCCAAAACCCATTCGTAATCACCAAATTCAAGGGTGTTGATCCAGAAGTGCAGCAAGGCAACGTAAAGGGTGCGCCAGCTCCTTATCCAATGATAAGAACTTATTCAATTGGTGTAAATGCTAATTTTTAA